A genomic segment from Spinacia oleracea cultivar Varoflay chromosome 3, BTI_SOV_V1, whole genome shotgun sequence encodes:
- the LOC130469930 gene encoding uncharacterized protein, with protein MDEEMLEEEVGEIEEETGTKNMWESVENLTKYNKEAVLAGDYQTITEIETAFYRLETEKNELVEKLSTLTEEITSGKDRFILLQADFDNFRRRSDKERLSVRSDAQGEVIESLLPMVDNFERAKQQLQPETDKEKQIDTIFLR; from the coding sequence ATGGATGAGGAAATGCTAGAGGAGGAAGTTGGGGAAATAGAAGAAGAGACAGGTACCAAGAATATGTGGGAAAGTGTGGAAAATCTCACTAAATATAATAAGGAGGCTGTTTTAGCTGGGGATTATCAGACCATTACAGAAATAGAGACCGCTTTTTACCGACTAGAAACAGAAAAGAACGAGTTGGTTGAGAAATTATCAACTTTGACAGAAGAGATAACTTCTGGAAAGGATAGATTTATCCTCCTGCAAGCTGACTTTGATAACTTTAGAAGGAGATCAGATAAAGAGAGACTATCAGTTCGAAGCGATGCACAGGGAGAAGTAATTGAGAGTCTTCTTCCAATGGTGGACAACTTTGAGAGGGCGAAGCAACAGTTACAACCAGAAACGGATAAGGAAAAACAGATTGATACGATTTTTCTAAGATAG